A single window of Onychomys torridus chromosome 8, mOncTor1.1, whole genome shotgun sequence DNA harbors:
- the Trpv2 gene encoding transient receptor potential cation channel subfamily V member 2, producing the protein MASPPSPPAFRLETSDGDHEEDSAEVSKGKHEPPPMESPFQGEDRNFSPQIKVNLNYRQKGLGTGQQDPNRFDRDRLFSVVSRGVPEELAGLPEYLCRTSKYLTDSAYTEGSTGKTCLMKAVLNLQDGINACILPLLQIDKNSGNPQPLVNAQCTDEFYRGHSALHIAIEKRSLQCVKLLVENGANVHLRACGRFFQKHQGTCFYFGELPLSLAACTKQWDVVTYLLENPHQPASLEAADSLGNTVLHALVMIADNSPENSALVIHMYDGLLQVGARLCPTVQLEDICNHQGLTPLKLAAKEGKIEIFRHILQREFSGLYQPLSRKFTEWCYGPVRVSLYDLSSVDSWEKNSVLEIIAFHCRSPHRHRMVVLEPLNKLLQEKWDRLIPRFLFNFACYLAYMLIFTIVAYHQPSLEKPAIPSSKATFGDSMLLLGHILILLGGFYLLLGQLWYFWRRRLFIWISFMDSYFEILFLVQALLTVLSQVLRFVETEWYLPLLVSSLVLGWLNLLYYTRGFQHTGIYSVMIQKVILRDLLRFLLVYLVFLFGFAVALVSLSREAQSPKAPAANNTTVTQQPMLGQEEEAVPYGGILDASLELFKFTIGMGELAFQEQLRFRGVVLLLLLAYVLLTYVLLLNMLIALMSETVNSVATDSWSIWKLQKAISVLEMENGYWWCRRRKHRSGRLLKVGTRWDGVPDERWCFRVEEVNWAAWEKTLPTLSEDPSGAGIPGDEKNPTSKPGKNGAPEEDHLPLQVLQSH; encoded by the exons ATGGCTtcaccccccagccccccagcttTTAGGCTGGAGACATCAGATGGCGACCACGAAGAAGACAGTGCCGAAGTCAGCAAAGGAAAGCATGAACCACCTCCCATGGAATCGCCATTCCAGGGCGAGGACCGGAATTTCTCCCCGCAGATCAAAGTGAATCTCAACTACCGGCAGAAGGGATTAGGCACGGG CCAGCAGGATCCAAACCGCTTTGACCGTGACCGACTCTTCAGTGTGGTTTCCCGGGGTGTACCCGAGGAGCTGGCTGGACTGCCAGAGTACCTGTGTCGGACCAGCAAGTACCTCACCGACTCAGCATACACAG AGGGCTCCACAGGGAAGACATGCCTGATGAAGGCTGTGCTGAATCTTCAGGATGGGATCAATGCCTGCATCTTGCCCCTGCTGCAGATTGACAAGAATTCTGGCAACCCTCAGCCCCTTGTCAATGCCCAGTGCACCGATGAGTTCTACCGCGGCCACAGTGCGCTGCATATTGCCATAGAGAAGAGGAGCCTGCAGTGTGTGAAGCTGCTGGTAGAGAATGGAGCAAATGTTCACCTCCGAGCCTGTGGCCGCTTCTTCCAAAAGCACCAAGGAACTTGTTTCTATTTTG GTGAGCTACCTCTTTCTCTGGCTGCGTGCACCAAGCAGTGGGATGTGGTGACCTACCTCCTGGAGAACCCGCACCAGCCTGCCAGCCTCGAGGCCGCTGACTCCCTGGGCAACACAGTCCTGCATGCTCTGGTAATGATTGCTGATAACTCGCCTGAGAACAGTGCACTGGTGATCCACATGTATGATGGGCTTCTCCAGGTGGGGGCCCGCCTCTGCCCCACAGTGCAGCTTGAGGATATCTGCAACCACCAAGGCCTCACACCTCTGAAGCTGGCTGCCAAGGAAGGCAAAATTGAG ATTTTTAGGCACATTCTGCAGCGAGAGTTCTCAGGACTGTACCAGCCCCTTTCCCGAAAGTTCACCGAGTGGTGCTACGGTCCTGTCCGGGTATCTCTGTATGACCTGTCCTCGGTGGACAGCTGGGAAAAGAACTCAGTGCTGGAAATCATCGCCTTTCACTGCAGGAGCCCG CACCGGCACCGCATGGTGGTTTTAGAGCCACTGAACAAGCTTCTGCAGGAGAAATGGGATCGGCTCATCCCCAGATTCTTATTCAACTTCGCCTGTTACTTGGCCTACATGCTCATCTTCACCATTGTTGCCTACCACCAGCCTTCCCTGGAGAAG CCGGCCATTCCCTCATCAAAGGCGACTTTTGGGGATTCCATGCTACTGCTGGGCCACATCCTGATTCTGCTTGGGGGTTTTTACCTCTTACTGGGTCAG CTGTGGTACTTTTGGCGCCGCCGACTGTTCATCTGGATCTCATTCATGGACAGCTACTTTGAAATCCTCTT CCTCGTCCAGGCTCTGCTCACCGTGCTGTCCCAGGTGCTGCGTTTCGTGGAGACTGAATGGTACCTCCCCCTGCTCGTGTCATCCCTGGTATTGGGCTGGTTGAACCTGCTTTACTACACACGTGGCTTCCAGCACACAGGCATCTACAGTGTCATGATCCAGAAG GTCATTCTGCGAGACCTGCTCCGGTTCCTGCTGGTGTACTTGGTCTTCCTTTTCGGCTTTGCTGTAG CCTTAGTGAGCCTGAGCCGGGAGGCCCAAAGCCCCAAAGCCCCTGCAGCTAACAACACCACAGTGACCCAACAGCCCATGCTGGGCCAGGAAGAGGAGGCGGTTCCGTATGGAGGCATTCTGGATGCCTCACTAGAGCTCTTCAAGTTCACCATTGGTATGGGGGAGCTGGCCTTCCAGGAACAGTTGCGCTTCCGTggggtggtgctgctgctgctgttggccTACGTCCTTCTCACCTATGTTCTGCTGCTCAACATGCTCATTGCCCTCATGAGCGAGACTGTCAACAGCGTTGCCACTGACAGCTGGAGCATCTGGAAGCTGCAG AAAGCCATCTCTGTCTTGGAGATGGAGAATGGCTACTGGTGGTGCCGGAGGAGGAAGCATCGCTCAGGGAGGCTGCTGAAAGTGGGCACCAGATGGGACGGTGTACCCGATGAGCGCTGGTGCTTCAG GGTGGAGGAAGTGAACTGGGCTGCATGGGAGAAAACGCTCCCCACCTTGTCTGAGGATCCGTCAGGGGCGGGCATCCCTG